A genomic stretch from Sphingobacterium sp. ML3W includes:
- a CDS encoding OmpH family outer membrane protein, protein MNTIFSIVSKVSFGLLLAGTIVSCNQGAKTQNEPSKNDSNAVSKESQGSNKDKIVYLNSDSLSEKYQYFKDIKSKLENKVKKAQADLQAKSAAFQREVADYQKNAATMSAADRQATEQKLARKQDELARLDQTASSSLAKDESEEFNNVYNKITEFLKKHASDNGYKLVLTYSKSNPTVLYADPSLEITNEVIKQLNDEYKSSNK, encoded by the coding sequence ATGAACACTATATTTTCAATTGTATCGAAAGTTTCCTTTGGTCTTTTATTGGCTGGAACAATCGTATCATGTAATCAAGGTGCGAAAACGCAAAATGAACCCTCCAAAAATGATTCAAACGCTGTAAGCAAAGAGAGTCAAGGCAGCAACAAGGATAAAATCGTTTATTTAAATTCTGATTCACTTTCGGAAAAATATCAATATTTTAAAGACATCAAATCAAAGCTTGAAAACAAAGTAAAAAAAGCGCAAGCTGATCTTCAAGCTAAAAGTGCTGCGTTTCAACGTGAGGTTGCTGACTATCAAAAAAATGCCGCTACAATGTCTGCTGCAGATAGACAAGCTACCGAACAAAAATTAGCGCGTAAACAAGATGAGTTGGCAAGATTAGATCAGACGGCTTCTTCATCCCTCGCCAAAGATGAGTCAGAAGAATTCAACAACGTGTACAATAAAATCACTGAGTTTTTGAAAAAACATGCTTCAGATAACGGTTATAAACTTGTACTGACTTATTCTAAATCTAATCCTACTGTATTATATGCTGATCCTTCTCTGGAAATCACCAATGAAGTAATCAAACAGTTAAATGACGAATACAAATCTTCCAACAAATAA
- a CDS encoding CorA family divalent cation transporter, which produces MIKTIVEKEIANYEWIDISEPTSEDFAFIKERYNLNDASIKDSKEPDHLPKIEEFENYTFVILRVMSDNFKENSDSIGEVTDRLTIFYGSDFVITVHKRRIEFLEKLKNIEFTSVKTKNSRKLAVFITTAAVFTFSKTLEQLSTRIDSYEELIFLKRMKQQPVLKNLYFIKRQIDVARKVIFLYKEVIEHFHSSSKKDVYTRDLKDLQIRTSTLYENLSENVAQLLNVFFNISSNHTNEIMRILTIFSVFFMPITFVAGVYGMNFKNMPELEWYYGYPIAMAIMVAISMAIYLWFKRKGWL; this is translated from the coding sequence ATGATCAAAACGATTGTTGAAAAAGAAATCGCAAATTACGAATGGATTGATATCTCCGAGCCTACCTCAGAAGATTTTGCGTTCATCAAGGAAAGATATAATCTAAATGATGCCTCCATTAAGGATTCCAAGGAACCGGATCATCTCCCTAAAATTGAAGAATTTGAAAACTACACGTTTGTTATTCTCCGGGTCATGTCTGATAATTTCAAAGAGAATTCGGACAGTATCGGTGAAGTAACAGATCGCCTAACAATCTTCTATGGAAGTGATTTTGTAATCACTGTACACAAACGTCGTATTGAATTTTTAGAGAAGCTCAAAAACATTGAATTTACGAGCGTAAAGACAAAAAATAGCCGAAAACTGGCTGTATTTATTACTACAGCTGCGGTTTTCACTTTTAGCAAGACATTGGAACAATTATCCACACGCATTGATTCTTACGAAGAACTGATCTTTCTGAAACGCATGAAGCAACAGCCTGTACTGAAAAATCTATATTTCATCAAACGGCAAATAGATGTCGCCAGAAAGGTTATTTTCTTGTATAAGGAGGTCATCGAACATTTTCATTCGTCCTCCAAAAAAGACGTATACACGCGAGACTTAAAAGATCTTCAGATACGCACCTCGACATTGTATGAAAACTTATCTGAGAATGTTGCGCAATTATTGAATGTATTCTTTAATATATCATCAAATCACACGAACGAAATCATGCGTATTTTGACGATTTTCTCAGTCTTTTTTATGCCGATTACATTTGTGGCTGGAGTATATGGAATGAATTTTAAAAATATGCCAGAACTGGAATGGTATTATGGTTACCCCATTGCTATGGCAATCATGGTTGCTATTTCGATGGCCATTTACTTATGGTTCAAAAGAAAAGGTTGGCTATAA